One Lentibacillus cibarius DNA window includes the following coding sequences:
- the gpr gene encoding GPR endopeptidase: MQNENKQYAVRTDLAVEAKDMYVEHEENEQKKDVQGVTVKEKQEGDIAITYVDIDKEGEERLGKKQGSYITIYADGVKNQDTKSQKEAAEVFGKELGELLQKNNVPADGTGLIVGLGNWNVTPDALGPMSVEKVLVTSHLFALEHESVSKGYRPVAAVTPGVMGVTGIETSNIIFGIVEKFKPDFVIAIDALASRSIERVNETIQISDTGIHPGSGVGNKRKELSEDTLGVPVFAVGCPTVVDAVTITTDTIDFMLKHLGREWREKDKPSKSLTPAGLAFGSKNLTDEDMPDEEQRKTFLGMVGSLSDEEKKSLIKEVLTPLGHNLMVTPKEVDGFMEDMAILISTGLNAALHERVTVENAASYTR; this comes from the coding sequence ATGCAGAACGAAAACAAACAATACGCTGTACGCACAGATCTTGCCGTAGAAGCAAAGGATATGTATGTAGAACACGAGGAAAATGAACAAAAAAAAGATGTGCAAGGAGTAACAGTAAAAGAAAAGCAGGAAGGTGATATTGCGATAACTTATGTTGATATCGATAAAGAAGGCGAGGAGCGTCTAGGTAAAAAACAAGGCTCCTATATTACTATTTATGCTGATGGTGTCAAAAACCAGGATACAAAGAGCCAAAAAGAAGCAGCAGAAGTTTTTGGAAAGGAACTGGGTGAACTATTGCAAAAAAATAATGTTCCGGCGGATGGCACCGGTCTGATCGTGGGGCTTGGCAATTGGAATGTCACTCCAGATGCACTTGGTCCAATGTCCGTTGAAAAAGTGCTTGTGACCAGTCATTTGTTTGCCCTGGAGCATGAATCTGTGTCAAAAGGCTACCGTCCGGTTGCTGCTGTTACACCAGGAGTGATGGGAGTGACCGGTATTGAAACAAGCAATATTATCTTCGGCATTGTTGAAAAATTCAAACCGGATTTTGTCATCGCCATTGATGCACTGGCATCCAGATCCATAGAACGTGTTAATGAAACAATCCAAATTTCCGATACCGGCATTCATCCGGGTTCAGGTGTAGGTAATAAACGAAAAGAGTTAAGTGAAGATACGCTTGGAGTACCCGTTTTCGCTGTCGGCTGTCCAACGGTGGTTGATGCAGTGACCATTACCACTGATACGATTGATTTCATGCTAAAACATTTGGGTAGAGAATGGAGAGAAAAAGATAAACCTTCTAAATCGCTAACCCCAGCTGGATTAGCATTTGGCAGCAAAAATTTGACAGATGAGGATATGCCGGACGAAGAACAACGCAAAACATTTCTTGGAATGGTCGGAAGTCTTTCTGACGAAGAAAAAAAGTCATTGATCAAAGAAGTACTCACACCCCTGGGACATAATTTAATGGTTACCCCAAAAGAAGTGGATGGCTTTATGGAAGATATGGCGATCTTAATTTCAACTGGTTTGAATGCCGCCCTGCATGAGCGGGTAACTGTAGAAAACGCTGCGTCCTATACGCGGTAA
- the rpsT gene encoding 30S ribosomal protein S20: protein MANIKQAIKRVGVNQKKRAENTDFKSEMRTHIKELEKLIAANEAEKAKAALPTTFKKIDKAVQKGGVHKNNGNRQKSRLSKLINELSA from the coding sequence TTGGCAAACATTAAACAAGCAATAAAACGTGTAGGTGTGAACCAGAAAAAACGCGCTGAAAATACAGACTTTAAATCAGAGATGCGTACACATATCAAGGAACTAGAGAAGTTAATTGCGGCAAATGAAGCAGAAAAAGCAAAAGCCGCGCTGCCTACAACGTTCAAAAAAATTGACAAAGCTGTTCAAAAAGGCGGCGTCCACAAAAATAACGGCAATCGCCAAAAATCACGCCTGTCTAAATTGATCAACGAGCTAAGCGCTTAA